In Bacillus horti, the following proteins share a genomic window:
- a CDS encoding MFS transporter: MERLWTKSFIGLIFTLFFLCFGFYLLLPTLPIYIKELGIDESQLGLIIGSFTLSAVVARPIIGGLLDRFGRRFFIFAGLIIFAISMLLYNWASGILLLFLLRILHGFGWAISTTSIGTSITDVIPDRRRGEGMGWYGMSMTVSMAIGPIIGVWMVQSFSFQYLIIAAFCLSIAAILIALVTKVPILRADNKGKIVYFDKSILSISVAIFFLALTYGGITTFMPLFAESIQVNPGTFFLIYAIALTITRPVAGKLADRYNEGSIIIPSLLITIVALLLLSVSNGLLGVIVSAILYGIGFGSAQPILQAAILNLVSPTKKGVANASFFTAMDLGIGLGSIILGLVSQYLGYSFLFTVCAVSGFISLFIFIVFVRRALLRRKEEDKNENLHLTS, from the coding sequence ATGGAACGGCTATGGACAAAATCGTTTATTGGACTGATCTTTACTTTGTTTTTCTTGTGCTTCGGATTTTATTTGCTCCTCCCAACATTACCGATCTACATCAAAGAATTAGGTATCGACGAATCACAACTTGGATTAATCATCGGAAGTTTTACTTTATCCGCAGTTGTTGCTCGTCCGATTATTGGAGGACTCCTAGATCGTTTCGGCAGACGCTTCTTTATCTTTGCGGGACTTATTATCTTCGCCATATCAATGCTTCTATATAATTGGGCAAGCGGAATTCTTTTATTGTTTCTTTTGCGAATACTCCATGGCTTCGGGTGGGCTATTTCGACCACATCCATCGGAACTTCGATTACCGATGTGATCCCTGATCGTCGCCGAGGTGAAGGAATGGGGTGGTATGGCATGTCAATGACTGTATCCATGGCCATAGGACCCATTATCGGGGTATGGATGGTCCAAAGCTTCTCTTTTCAATATTTGATTATTGCAGCTTTTTGTTTATCTATTGCAGCTATTCTTATTGCCCTAGTGACTAAGGTTCCAATTTTACGAGCGGACAACAAAGGAAAAATAGTGTATTTCGATAAATCCATCCTATCCATATCGGTAGCTATATTTTTCTTGGCTCTTACCTATGGGGGCATTACCACGTTTATGCCGCTGTTCGCCGAATCGATTCAAGTTAACCCAGGTACTTTCTTTTTGATCTATGCCATTGCGCTGACCATCACCCGCCCTGTTGCAGGGAAGCTTGCGGATCGTTATAACGAAGGATCAATCATTATCCCGTCTTTACTCATCACAATCGTTGCTCTACTCCTCTTGAGTGTATCCAATGGATTACTAGGAGTTATTGTTTCTGCAATTCTGTATGGAATTGGGTTTGGATCAGCACAGCCCATACTTCAAGCAGCCATTCTCAACCTAGTTTCTCCTACGAAAAAAGGAGTGGCCAATGCTTCCTTTTTCACGGCCATGGATTTAGGGATTGGGTTGGGATCAATCATACTCGGATTGGTTTCTCAGTACTTGGGTTACTCATTTTTATTTACTGTATGTGCTGTTTCCGGCTTCATTTCTTTGTTCATCTTCATAGTTTTTGTTAGACGGGCATTACTGCGTAGAAAGGAGGAGGATAAAAACGAGAATCTTCATTTGACATCTTAA
- a CDS encoding NADPH-dependent FMN reductase — translation MTTTLLHIGIILGSSRPGRVSPQVGNWIKAIADQRGDAKYEIVDLVDYNLPFFGDLTGEQQVSAWAKKISSLDGFVFVTAEYNHSITGVLKNALDSARTEWYNKAAGIVSYGSSGGTRAAEHLRGILAELQVADVRTHPALNLFTDFENYTVFKPSDLHIAHVNDMLNQVISWSNALKSVRS, via the coding sequence ATGACAACCACTCTTTTACACATTGGAATTATTCTCGGCAGTTCACGCCCAGGGAGAGTTAGCCCGCAAGTTGGGAATTGGATCAAGGCAATTGCCGATCAACGCGGGGATGCAAAGTATGAAATAGTAGATCTTGTAGACTACAACCTACCGTTTTTTGGAGACCTAACTGGCGAGCAGCAAGTTTCGGCTTGGGCTAAGAAAATATCCAGTTTGGACGGATTTGTCTTCGTTACAGCTGAATACAATCACAGCATCACAGGGGTATTAAAAAATGCACTTGATTCAGCACGAACGGAATGGTACAACAAAGCGGCTGGTATTGTCAGCTATGGTTCCTCAGGTGGAACACGAGCAGCTGAACATTTACGTGGAATACTTGCGGAATTACAAGTGGCGGATGTTCGCACACACCCCGCACTAAATTTATTTACAGATTTTGAAAACTATACGGTTTTTAAACCTTCAGATTTACACATTGCACATGTGAATGACATGTTGAATCAAGTAATTAGTTGGTCAAACGCATTAAAGTCGGTTCGTAGCTAA
- a CDS encoding TetR/AcrR family transcriptional regulator, with translation MIDLNQSDKRQLLFDAARELFLEQGFKKTNVAAITERANVAVGTFYKYFASKEQIFYEVYQAENEKAKRKIVARIDADQSPKEVVKQFLQEIIRTSEQNAILAEWYRNTEASQVLMNYNQECDVQKNSFVYRFLLDNIERWRSSGQFRRDIDANTILALFNVLVLLDNHKEEIGHEHFPQVLELLAEMIIDGLTASS, from the coding sequence GTGATTGACCTGAATCAGTCAGATAAACGTCAACTGCTCTTTGATGCAGCGCGTGAGCTTTTTTTGGAGCAAGGGTTCAAGAAAACCAACGTCGCGGCGATCACAGAACGTGCCAACGTAGCCGTGGGTACATTCTATAAGTATTTTGCCTCAAAGGAACAAATTTTCTATGAGGTTTATCAAGCTGAAAATGAAAAGGCAAAGCGGAAGATTGTGGCTCGAATCGACGCCGATCAATCCCCGAAGGAAGTGGTGAAACAGTTTTTGCAAGAGATTATTCGCACGAGTGAACAGAATGCGATCCTTGCCGAATGGTACCGCAATACGGAGGCCAGTCAAGTGCTCATGAACTACAATCAAGAATGTGACGTTCAAAAAAACAGCTTCGTATACCGATTTTTGCTAGACAATATCGAACGTTGGCGGTCTTCCGGACAATTCCGTCGGGATATCGATGCGAACACGATCCTAGCGCTGTTCAATGTTTTAGTACTCCTGGATAACCATAAGGAAGAAATCGGTCATGAGCATTTTCCGCAGGTGCTGGAATTATTGGCGGAGATGATTATTGACGGGCTGACTGCGTCATCGTAA